The Humulus lupulus chromosome 4, drHumLupu1.1, whole genome shotgun sequence genome has a window encoding:
- the LOC133829648 gene encoding cytokinin riboside 5'-monophosphate phosphoribohydrolase LOG1-like isoform X1, which produces MEGGEVTSLTKGNKKRRFKRICVYCGSRAGYKSAFSDAALELGKQLVERKIDLVYGGGSIGLMGLVSRTVFSGGCHVLGVIPTALLPHEISGDTVGELKIVADMHQRKSEMEKHADAFIALPGGYGTMEELLEMITWSQLGIHDKPVGLLNVDGYYNSLIALFDKGVDEGFIDHSARHILVIANTAEDLINKMEEYAPVHVKVAPRQSWEVDQLLEATQSGDALSS; this is translated from the exons ATGGAAGGAGGAGAAGTGACATCCTTAACAAAAGGAAATAAGAAGAGAAGGTTTAAAAGAATATGTGTCTACTGTGGAAGCAGAGCTGGATACAAATCTGCATTTAGTGATGCTGCTCTTGAGCTTGGTAAACAGCTG GTTGAAAGAAAGATAGATTTGGTTTATGGTGGAGGGAGCATAGGCCTAATGGGATTGGTCTCTAGGACTGTGTTTAGTGGAGGCTGCCATGTTCTTGG AGTGATTCCAACTGCTCTTTTGCCTCATGAG ATTTCAGGCGATACAGTTGGAGAATTGAAAATAGTAGCTGACATGCACCAAAGGAAGTCAGAAATGGAAAAACATGCAGATGCTTTCATTGCACTACCTG GTGGTTATGGAACCATGGAAGAACTGTTGGAGATGATAACATGGTCTCAGCTTGGAATTCATGACAAACCA GTGGGATTGTTGAATGTGGATGGTTACTATAACAGCTTGATTGCCTTGTTTGATAAAGGAGTAGATGAAGGCTTCATAGACCATTCTGCTAGACATATTTTGGTAATAGCAAATACAGCTGAAGATCTCATCAACAAGATGGAG GAGTATGCTCCTGTACATGTCAAGGTTGCACCCAGACAAAGCTGGGAAGTGGACCAATTATTAGAGGCTACACAAAGTGGGGATGCCCTAAGTTCTTAG
- the LOC133829648 gene encoding cytokinin riboside 5'-monophosphate phosphoribohydrolase LOG1-like isoform X2, translating into MLLLSLVERKIDLVYGGGSIGLMGLVSRTVFSGGCHVLGVIPTALLPHEISGDTVGELKIVADMHQRKSEMEKHADAFIALPGGYGTMEELLEMITWSQLGIHDKPVGLLNVDGYYNSLIALFDKGVDEGFIDHSARHILVIANTAEDLINKMEEYAPVHVKVAPRQSWEVDQLLEATQSGDALSS; encoded by the exons ATGCTGCTCTTGAGCTTG GTTGAAAGAAAGATAGATTTGGTTTATGGTGGAGGGAGCATAGGCCTAATGGGATTGGTCTCTAGGACTGTGTTTAGTGGAGGCTGCCATGTTCTTGG AGTGATTCCAACTGCTCTTTTGCCTCATGAG ATTTCAGGCGATACAGTTGGAGAATTGAAAATAGTAGCTGACATGCACCAAAGGAAGTCAGAAATGGAAAAACATGCAGATGCTTTCATTGCACTACCTG GTGGTTATGGAACCATGGAAGAACTGTTGGAGATGATAACATGGTCTCAGCTTGGAATTCATGACAAACCA GTGGGATTGTTGAATGTGGATGGTTACTATAACAGCTTGATTGCCTTGTTTGATAAAGGAGTAGATGAAGGCTTCATAGACCATTCTGCTAGACATATTTTGGTAATAGCAAATACAGCTGAAGATCTCATCAACAAGATGGAG GAGTATGCTCCTGTACATGTCAAGGTTGCACCCAGACAAAGCTGGGAAGTGGACCAATTATTAGAGGCTACACAAAGTGGGGATGCCCTAAGTTCTTAG